The proteins below come from a single Nocardiopsis gilva YIM 90087 genomic window:
- a CDS encoding DUF427 domain-containing protein: MIRAVWNGVVLAEAERTVSVEGNHYFPPDSLRREYFTDGSTRTLCPWKGVARYYDVTVEGQTYADAAWYYPNPTPLARKIRGYVAFWPGVGIERVETPADVLGSTEHGAATNTPKRSWWRSLLGREA; encoded by the coding sequence ATGATCCGCGCGGTGTGGAACGGTGTCGTACTGGCCGAGGCCGAGCGCACCGTCAGCGTCGAGGGGAACCACTATTTCCCGCCCGACTCCCTGCGCCGGGAGTACTTCACCGACGGGTCGACCCGCACGCTGTGCCCGTGGAAGGGCGTCGCCCGCTACTACGACGTCACGGTGGAGGGGCAGACCTACGCCGATGCCGCGTGGTACTACCCGAACCCCACCCCGCTGGCCCGCAAGATCCGGGGCTATGTCGCGTTCTGGCCCGGTGTCGGGATCGAACGCGTCGAGACCCCCGCCGATGTGCTGGGCTCGACCGAGCATGGCGCGGCCACGAACACTCCGAAGCGCAGCTGGTGGAGATCACTGCTGGGCAGAGAGGCTTGA
- a CDS encoding dihydrolipoyl dehydrogenase family protein has product MTHDLLIIGGGSAGLAAARTAVARGARPLMVSESPPGGDCTFTGCVPSKTLIEAAARGNDFSTGLRRVRGAVARIAGTEDETALAGEGIEVLRRRAAFRSPREVEVDGRVLAAGRVVIATGSEPRIPPIRGLDDLDYLTTDTVFQLDALPRRLAVLGGGAVGCELAQAFARFGAEVTVIEERERLLPGEDAGASRVLADRFKAEGITVRTGASVARARQLEGCCRLEFDGGEPVDAERVLVAVGRNPVTAGLGLRAAGVAVDEGGAIRTDAYLATTSPPGIYAAGDVTGRSLFTHAAHLMGRIATANALRKGRRGRFSASSIPRVIFTSPEVAQVGPTEEQAAHTDADARVAYLPISEVDRAIATGQTDGFVKIVAARRPWLGNLGGGRVLGATIVGERAGELIHEIALARQTGMFTGRLAQTTHAYPTHAVAIQQAAAQFFTEYGGRRAHLVRSSAD; this is encoded by the coding sequence GTGACCCATGATCTGCTCATCATCGGCGGCGGCTCCGCCGGTCTCGCCGCGGCCCGCACGGCCGTGGCCCGTGGGGCGCGGCCGCTGATGGTCTCCGAGAGTCCGCCCGGAGGCGACTGCACGTTCACCGGGTGCGTCCCGTCGAAGACCCTGATCGAGGCGGCGGCGCGGGGCAACGACTTCTCCACCGGCCTGCGGCGCGTGCGCGGGGCGGTGGCGCGGATCGCCGGAACCGAGGACGAGACGGCACTGGCCGGCGAGGGGATCGAGGTACTGCGCCGACGCGCGGCGTTCCGCTCTCCCCGCGAGGTCGAGGTCGACGGGCGCGTGCTGGCGGCCGGCCGCGTGGTGATCGCGACCGGAAGCGAACCGCGGATTCCGCCGATCCGCGGCCTGGACGACCTGGACTACCTGACCACCGACACCGTGTTCCAGCTCGACGCGCTGCCGCGCCGCCTCGCGGTCCTGGGAGGCGGGGCCGTCGGCTGCGAGCTCGCACAAGCCTTCGCCCGGTTCGGCGCCGAGGTCACCGTGATCGAGGAGCGGGAGCGGTTGCTGCCCGGCGAGGACGCCGGGGCGTCGCGGGTGCTCGCCGACCGGTTCAAGGCGGAGGGCATCACTGTGCGCACCGGCGCCTCGGTGGCGCGGGCGCGTCAGCTGGAGGGATGCTGTCGGCTGGAGTTCGACGGCGGGGAGCCGGTCGACGCCGAGCGCGTGCTGGTGGCGGTCGGACGCAACCCGGTCACGGCGGGCCTGGGCCTGCGCGCGGCGGGGGTGGCGGTCGACGAGGGCGGTGCGATCCGCACCGATGCCTACCTGGCCACCACGTCCCCGCCCGGCATCTACGCCGCGGGCGACGTAACCGGCAGATCTCTCTTCACACATGCCGCGCATCTCATGGGACGCATCGCCACCGCCAATGCACTGCGGAAAGGGCGGCGCGGCCGCTTCTCCGCGTCCTCGATCCCCCGCGTGATCTTCACGTCGCCCGAGGTGGCCCAGGTCGGCCCGACCGAGGAGCAGGCCGCGCACACCGACGCCGACGCGCGCGTGGCCTACCTTCCGATTTCGGAGGTCGACCGTGCCATCGCGACAGGCCAGACGGACGGTTTCGTCAAGATCGTCGCCGCCCGGCGCCCATGGCTCGGCAACCTCGGCGGCGGTCGCGTACTCGGCGCCACCATCGTTGGCGAGCGAGCGGGCGAACTCATCCATGAGATCGCCCTGGCCCGCCAGACCGGGATGTTCACCGGCCGCCTAGCCCAGACCACGCACGCCTACCCCACCCACGCGGTGGCGATCCAGCAGGCCGCCGCACAGTTCTTCACCGAGTACGGCGGCCGCCGGGCCCACCTGGTCCGGAGTTCGGCGGACTGA
- a CDS encoding dihydrolipoyl dehydrogenase family protein, protein MTESADVVVIGLGPGGEALAGDLAEAGLDVVGVESTLVGGECPYWGCIPSKMMVRAADALAEGRRVPELAGTSSVTPDWAPVARRIREEATTNWDDKIAVDRLTGKGARFVRGTGRLLAPTTVAVDVDGDDGTREFEARRGVVIATGTVATVPPIPGLADTPYWTNREAIEATEVPESLCVIGGGAVGLELAQAYARFGARVIILEALDRILGPEEPESSELITEVLGCEGIAVHTGVKTGGVAHDGSGFRLDIGDGEVRAEALLVSTGRRADLRHMGVDTIGQDPGARAVEVDDHLRAAPGVWAIGDVVGKGAFTHMAVYHAKIAAADILGQHGPGAEYHAVPRVTFTDPEVGAVGVTESHARDIGVNVRVGTARVPSSARGWIHKAGNEGLIKLVEDADTGVLIGATSIGPNGGEVLGALAVAVHAHVPTKRLRSMIYAYPTFHRAIEDALNDLAAR, encoded by the coding sequence ATGACGGAATCCGCGGACGTGGTCGTGATCGGTCTCGGGCCGGGCGGCGAAGCGCTCGCCGGGGACCTGGCCGAGGCCGGGCTCGACGTCGTCGGGGTGGAGTCCACCCTCGTCGGCGGTGAGTGCCCCTACTGGGGCTGCATCCCCAGCAAGATGATGGTCCGCGCGGCCGACGCCCTGGCCGAGGGGCGGCGCGTTCCCGAGCTGGCCGGGACGAGCAGCGTCACACCGGACTGGGCGCCCGTGGCCCGGCGGATCCGGGAGGAAGCCACGACGAACTGGGACGACAAGATCGCGGTGGACCGCCTCACCGGCAAGGGCGCCCGCTTCGTGCGCGGTACCGGCCGCCTCCTCGCCCCGACCACCGTCGCCGTTGACGTCGACGGCGATGACGGGACCCGCGAGTTCGAGGCGCGCCGCGGGGTGGTCATCGCCACGGGGACGGTCGCCACCGTGCCGCCGATCCCGGGCCTGGCCGACACCCCGTACTGGACCAACCGCGAGGCGATCGAGGCCACCGAGGTACCGGAGTCGCTGTGCGTCATCGGCGGCGGTGCCGTCGGGCTGGAACTGGCCCAGGCCTACGCCCGCTTCGGTGCCCGGGTGATCATCCTGGAGGCGCTCGACCGCATTCTCGGCCCCGAGGAACCCGAGTCCAGCGAACTCATCACCGAGGTGCTGGGCTGCGAGGGCATCGCCGTGCACACGGGGGTGAAGACCGGCGGCGTCGCCCACGACGGCTCCGGCTTCCGCCTCGACATCGGCGACGGCGAGGTGCGCGCCGAGGCCCTGCTGGTGTCCACCGGCCGCCGCGCGGACCTGCGCCACATGGGCGTGGACACCATCGGCCAGGACCCCGGCGCCCGCGCAGTCGAGGTCGACGACCACCTGCGGGCGGCGCCGGGCGTGTGGGCGATCGGCGACGTGGTCGGCAAGGGCGCGTTCACCCACATGGCCGTCTACCACGCGAAGATCGCCGCCGCCGACATCCTGGGACAGCACGGGCCGGGCGCCGAATACCACGCCGTCCCCCGGGTGACCTTCACCGACCCGGAGGTCGGCGCGGTCGGCGTGACCGAGTCCCACGCCCGCGACATCGGGGTCAACGTCCGCGTGGGCACCGCGCGCGTCCCGTCCTCCGCGCGCGGCTGGATCCACAAGGCGGGCAACGAGGGCCTCATCAAGCTCGTCGAGGACGCCGACACGGGCGTCCTCATCGGCGCGACCTCGATCGGCCCGAACGGGGGAGAGGTGCTCGGCGCACTGGCCGTCGCCGTGCACGCCCACGTCCCCACCAAGCGGCTGCGTTCGATGATCTACGCGTATCCGACCTTCCACCGCGCCATCGAGGACGCCCTGAACGACCTCGCGGCGCGGTGA